A window of Macrotis lagotis isolate mMagLag1 chromosome X, bilby.v1.9.chrom.fasta, whole genome shotgun sequence contains these coding sequences:
- the LOC141499497 gene encoding vomeronasal type-1 receptor 3-like, translating to MLPSNICYGVIVLFGTGIGALANLFLLSIYFFSFLTSHIVKPVNLIITHLTLANLAAILSKGGPEAVIALSGENFLDDVGCKVVFFIHKLAQALSICFACYLCNFQAIIISPPSSRWAKYKAKAPEYINPFCIFCFIFNVLIEIPVILGLSGPRSSSNNTDEFNFLHCSVLRHINAYKMLISIRNALCVALIIWAGGSMVLLLHKHHQQVQTIHSTRLSTRVSPEIKATQTILQLLCTFVFFHFLASLFVIFVASFYQHRSWLLLIDGFISLCFPTVSPFLLLPPGARICPISLFKEKHSSSLQAIFTEL from the coding sequence ATGCTTCCTAGTAACATATGCTATGGAGTTATCGTCCTCTTTGGGACTGGAATTGGAGCGTTAGCAAACTTGTTCCTCctgtctatttattttttcagtttcctcactagtCACATTGTGAAGCCTGTAAACCTGATTATTACTCATCTGACCTTGGCCAACCTCGCTGCAATTCTTAGCAAAGGGGGACCAGAGGCAGTCATAGCTTTGAGTGGGGAGAATTTCCTGGATGATGTTGGGTGTAAAGTTGTCTTTTTTATTCACAAACTAGCCCAGGCACTTTCCATCTGCTTTGCTTGCTATCTGTGTAACTTCCAAGCCATCATCATCAGTCCCCCTAGCTCCAGATGGGCAAAATACAAAGCCAAAGCCCCGGAGTATATCAACCCCTTCTGTATCTTCTGCTTTATCTTCAATGTCTTGATCGAAATACCTGTAATACTTGGTTTATCAGGTCCAAGGAGCTCAAGCAATAACACAGATGAGTTCAATTTTTTGCATTGCTCTGTCTTAAGACATATAAATGCTTATAAGATGTTGATCAGTATCAGAAATGCTCTCTGTGTTGCACTCATAATCTGGGCTGGAGGTAGCATGGTGCTTCTGCTACATAAACATCACCAACAAGTGCAGACCATTCATAGCACAAGACTTTCAACCAGAGTCTCCCCTGAGATCAAAGCCACCCAGACAATCTTACAGTTGCTGTGTActtttgtcttctttcatttccttgcttCTCTCTTTGTGATATTTGTCGCTTCTTTTTATCAACACCGGTCCTGGTTGTTGCTAATTGATGGTTTTATCAGCCTCTGCTTCCCAACTGTCAGCCCCTTTCTATTGCTACCCCCAGGAGCAAGGATATGCCCTATTTCTTTGTTCAAGGAAAAACATTCATCCTCTTTGCAAGCCATCTTCACAGAGCTGTGA